A single genomic interval of Ischnura elegans chromosome 3, ioIscEleg1.1, whole genome shotgun sequence harbors:
- the LOC124156009 gene encoding uncharacterized protein LOC124156009, with protein sequence MDDEKLIYLVRQHEELFNVSHKKYSDNSQKDKTWRAIGAELHQSGGACKMRWFNLRDQYRRAMKSKRVKGAHAAENKKKWKYEDEMSFLLPFLQERDAVPFLLPLDEFNNCNDGEMGESQTMYAMEESVDDVKEKDDQEPPSKTQERERGTPDIHRRRGRRKLLPRRSLSAVLMKYVMEKSKIASKTDQIDNFFQSVAASVRTLTPIRQNLVKSKIFTIVSEIELDQLKEEVRERE encoded by the exons ATGGACGATGAGAAATTGATATATTTGGTGCGTCAACACGAAGAACTGTTCAACgtttcacataaaaaatacaGTGACAACAGCCAAAAAGATAAAACATGGAGAGCCATCGGAGCGGAATTACATCAGTCAG GTGGCGCTTGCAAAATGAGATGGTTCAACTTGAGAGATCAATATAGGAGAGCTATGAAGAGTAAAAGAGTAAAAGGTGCCCACGCtgcggaaaataaaaagaaatggaaatacgaagatgaaatgtcatttttgCTTCCGTTTTTACAAGAGCGGGATGCCGTTCCGTTCTTGTTGCCACTGGATGAATTCAACAACTGCAATGATGGAGAGATGGGGGAATCGCAAACCATGTACGCAATGGAGGAAAGCGTCGACGATGTGAAGGAAAAGGATGACCAAGAACCCCCATCCAAGACCCAGGAACGTGAAAGAGGGACACCTGATATCCATCGCAGaagagggagaagaaaattaTTGCCACGTCGATCTCTGTCGGCAGTGCTAATGAAGtatgtaatggaaaagagcaagaTAGCGAGTAAAACGGATCAAATTGACAATTTCTTCCAGAGTGTAGCGGCATCTGTGAGGACTCTCACTCCAATTCGGCAAAACTTGGTGAAATCTAAAATATTCACAATTGTGTCCGAAATAGAACTAGATCAACTGAAGGAAGAAGTGCGGGAAcgggaataa
- the LOC124156010 gene encoding cytochrome P450 26A1-like, whose product MSKVPGSTGHVILGDKSLDFGKCPLDFVERLSSQYKSPIFMTRLLLKPTVVVASNSAIRELLYEKEDHFDRGLREQCLQLFGDNVLLVDGEDAQRFRDILKPLLHPDCILNYKEKALSVFHHWSSTLPTGQPIDMYKEFKILGMNLTLRIFLDIDPEISSKLAEDILALSITHWHGLISVPINVKVPLVLSSAYRRAMDAKEQLLTIITEKMDAQNAAFVEELRSHCDDVEFVQSHLLLFISALIPKAVASILSSFLASSQFWLEAFTAERSADGPDVTSFSLYHIMMEVCRLWPPFVGGYRVANRDTTLGGYLIEKGRTVLYVCAPAHREPDLFPRPDEFDPLRWTTCNAGDEDKMFTFGGGSRGCLGKNMILDILMVIAEAFMVKFDWDIVGSSPGILGFSLSNPSSGSSSPIKMKSLPITRPKAPLELILTRKDGENVQQNVEGSSSYCPRGLFTQMSWDCGNAPS is encoded by the exons ATGAGCAAAGTGCCTGGCTCTACGGGACATGTCATTCTCGGAGACAAGAGCCTCGATTTTGGGAAATGTCCCTTGGATTTTGTGGAAAGACTCTCCTCGCAGTACAAATCACCTATTTTCATGACAAGGCTCCTCCTCAAACCGACGGTTGTCGTCGCATCTAACAGCGCAATCAGAGAACTGTTATACG AGAAAGAAGATCATTTTGATCGGGGGCTAAGGGAGCAATGCCTCCAGCTGTTTGGGGACAATGTTCTGCTGGTGGATGGAGAAGATGCTCAAAGATTCAGAGATATTTTGAAGCCCTTGTTACACCCTGATTGTATACTGAATTACAAG GAAAAGGCCCTCTCTGTTTTCCATCATTGGTCAAGTACTTTGCCTACTGGACAGCCCATTGATATGTACAAAGAGTTCAAAATTCTAGGAATGAATCTAACCCTTAGAATCTTCTTGGACATAGACCCTGAAATTTCTTCTAAACTTGCTGAAGATATTTTGGCTCTTTCTATTACTCACTGGCATG gtCTCATTTCCGTCCCCATCAATGTAAAAGTCCCCCTTGTACTCAGCTCAGCCTATCGTCGTGCAATGGATGCCAAGGAGCAATTATTAACCATTATCACGGAGAAGATGGATGCTCAAAATGCTG cttTTGTGGAAGAGCTGCGGAGCCATTGTGATGATGTGGAGTTTGTACAGAGTCATCTTCTTCTTTTTATCTCAGCATTAATTCCTAAAGCAGTTGCATCGATTCTTTCGTCTTTCCTAGCTTCATCCCAATTTTGGCTTGAG GCCTTTACAGCAGAGAGAAGTGCAGATGGACCAGATGTTACATCATTTTCACTTTATCACATAATGATGGAGGTTTGCCGACTCTGGCCTCCTTTTGTTGGTGGTTACCGTGTAGCTAATAGGGATACCACTCTTGGAGGTTATCTTATTGAAAAAGGTCGAACAGTACTATATGTTTGTGCCCCTGCGCATCGGGAGCCTGATCTATTTCCTCGACCTGATGAATTTGACCCCCTGCGTTGGACCACTTG tAATGCCGGGGATGAGGATAAAATGTTTACCTTTGGTGGAGGATCCAGAGGATGTTTGGGGAAAAATATGATTCTGGACATCTTAATG GTCATTGCCGAAGCATTCATGGTAAAATTTGATTGGGACATAGTTGGAAGTAGCCCTGGAATTCTGGGGTTTTCATTGTCGAATCCTTCCAGTGGCTCATCGTCtccaatcaaaatgaaaagtcttCCTATCACTCGCCCTAAAGCTCCTCTGGAGCTGATACTTACTCGGAAAGATGGTGAAAATGTGCAGCAGAATGTGGAAGGTAGTAGTTCATACTGCCCTAGAGGCTTATTCACTCAAATGAGTTGGGATTGTGGCAATGCTCCATCATGA